A stretch of the Fusobacterium perfoetens ATCC 29250 genome encodes the following:
- a CDS encoding branched-chain amino acid ABC transporter permease, which produces MDKTKKWSYLLTFILVTILFFALTGLINARIISRYQSSIMILICINIILAVSLNITVGCLGQITIGHAGFMSVGAYAAALFSKAGFVDGLPGYILALIVGGIIAGIIGIIIGIPALRLNGDYLAIITLAFGEIIRVLIEYFDFTGGAQGLRGIPRFNNFSIIYIIMVACVMMMYSLMTSRHGRAILSIRDDEIASGASGVNTTYYKTFAFTVSAVFAGIAGGIYGHNLGILGARQFDFNYSINILVMVVLGGMGSFTGSIISAIVLTILPEVLREFSDYRMIVYSLLLILTMIFRPTGLLGRKEFQISKLVNKFILKKKEGTNE; this is translated from the coding sequence ATGGATAAAACAAAAAAATGGAGTTATTTATTAACTTTTATTTTAGTCACAATTTTATTTTTTGCATTAACAGGACTTATTAATGCAAGAATAATTTCAAGATATCAATCAAGTATTATGATTCTTATTTGTATAAATATTATTTTGGCTGTTAGTTTAAATATTACAGTAGGATGTCTTGGACAAATTACAATAGGCCATGCTGGGTTTATGTCAGTAGGAGCTTATGCAGCAGCTTTATTTTCAAAAGCTGGTTTTGTAGATGGACTTCCTGGATATATATTAGCTCTTATAGTTGGTGGAATTATTGCTGGAATTATAGGAATAATTATAGGAATTCCTGCTCTTAGATTAAATGGGGATTATTTAGCTATAATTACTCTTGCTTTTGGAGAAATTATAAGAGTATTAATTGAATATTTTGATTTTACAGGTGGAGCACAAGGATTAAGAGGAATACCTCGTTTTAATAATTTTAGTATTATTTATATAATAATGGTTGCTTGTGTTATGATGATGTATTCTTTAATGACTAGCCGTCATGGAAGAGCAATTCTTTCAATAAGAGATGATGAAATAGCTAGTGGAGCTTCTGGTGTAAATACAACTTATTACAAAACATTTGCTTTTACAGTATCGGCTGTTTTTGCTGGTATTGCAGGAGGAATATATGGACATAATTTAGGAATTTTAGGAGCTAGACAATTTGATTTTAACTATTCTATTAATATTTTAGTTATGGTTGTATTAGGTGGAATGGGAAGTTTTACAGGTTCTATAATTTCTGCTATAGTGTTAACAATATTGCCAGAAGTTTTAAGAGAATTTTCAGATTATCGTATGATAGTTTATTCTTTATTATTAATTTTAACAATGATATTCCGTCCAACAGGACTTTTAGGACGTAAAGAGTTTCAAATTTCAAAATTAGTAAATAAATTCATTCTTAAGAAAAAGGAGGGTACAAATGAGTAA
- a CDS encoding 5'-methylthioadenosine/adenosylhomocysteine nucleosidase — protein MKIGIIGAMDSEINLIKNFMTNPTEKTIGKVTFYEGKIFDKDIVLFRTGVGKVNAAIGCTIAIENFGIEKIIFTGIAGAINNKLNILDIVVSEKLVQHDFDLTGFGCPLGLIDGEDSVFFDADKTLVELSKNAAIKVLGDDKVYTGIIATGDQFIADKNKVQNIGSIFDAFAVEMEGGAVAQVASHFNIPFVVIRAMSDKADGSAHMNYEEFKPLASDHSAKIVLEILNNL, from the coding sequence ATGAAAATTGGTATAATCGGAGCTATGGATTCTGAAATAAATTTAATAAAAAATTTTATGACAAATCCTACTGAAAAAACTATAGGAAAGGTTACCTTCTATGAAGGAAAAATTTTTGATAAAGATATTGTACTATTTAGAACAGGAGTTGGAAAAGTTAATGCTGCTATAGGTTGTACAATAGCTATTGAAAATTTTGGTATAGAAAAAATTATATTTACAGGAATTGCTGGAGCTATTAATAATAAACTTAATATTTTAGATATTGTAGTTTCAGAAAAACTTGTTCAACATGATTTTGACCTTACAGGTTTTGGTTGTCCTTTAGGACTTATTGATGGAGAAGATTCTGTTTTCTTTGATGCTGACAAAACTTTAGTTGAATTATCTAAAAATGCTGCCATTAAAGTTTTAGGAGATGATAAAGTTTACACTGGTATCATTGCTACAGGTGACCAATTTATAGCTGATAAAAATAAAGTTCAAAATATCGGTTCTATCTTTGATGCTTTTGCTGTAGAAATGGAAGGAGGAGCTGTAGCTCAAGTAGCTTCTCATTTTAATATTCCTTTTGTTGTGATAAGAGCTATGTCTGATAAAGCTGATGGGTCTGCTCATATGAATTATGAAGAATTTAAACCTTTAGCTTCTGACCATTCAGCTAAAATAGTTTTAGAAATCTTAAATAATCTATAA
- the groL gene encoding chaperonin GroEL (60 kDa chaperone family; promotes refolding of misfolded polypeptides especially under stressful conditions; forms two stacked rings of heptamers to form a barrel-shaped 14mer; ends can be capped by GroES; misfolded proteins enter the barrel where they are refolded when GroES binds), translating into MAKVLLFDEAARKKLEKGVDTLANAVKITLGPKGRNVILDRGFGSPLITNDGVSIAREIELEDPFENMGAKLIKEVATKANDVAGDGTTTATILAQAIVKEGLKIVSSGANPMFVKKGIEKAVTEVIKKLKEKSKKVETNSEIEQVASISAGDKEIGKLIAEAMAKVGETGVITVEEAKSFETSLEVVEGMEFDKGYISPYMADPTKMEADMENPYILITDKKITNIQELLPILEKVVKSSKPLLLIADDLEGEALTTLVLNCIRGTLNVVAVKAPGFGDRRKALLEDIGVLTGAVVISEEKGMKLEEADLSMLGRAKRIKVNKDKTTIVDGLGDKEEIKERILQIQSQLENTTSEYDREKMQERIAKISGGVAVIKVGAVTETEMKDKKLRIEDALNATRAAVEEGIVPGGGVALVEIGKSMEDFKLDGEEGMGVEIVKKALTAPMRQIAINAGLDGGVVVEKVKTLNPGVGLNAATEEYVDMLEEGIIDPTKVTRSAVQNAASIAGLILTTEVLVTDKKEEKVGGNQPNLPDMM; encoded by the coding sequence ATGGCAAAAGTATTATTATTTGATGAAGCAGCTAGAAAAAAATTGGAAAAAGGTGTGGATACTTTAGCTAATGCTGTAAAAATAACTTTAGGTCCTAAAGGAAGAAATGTTATTTTAGATAGAGGATTTGGTTCTCCTTTAATAACAAATGATGGAGTATCTATAGCAAGAGAAATAGAATTAGAAGACCCATTTGAAAATATGGGGGCAAAATTAATAAAAGAAGTGGCTACTAAAGCCAATGATGTGGCTGGAGATGGAACTACAACAGCTACAATTTTAGCTCAAGCAATAGTAAAAGAGGGATTAAAAATTGTAAGCTCTGGAGCTAATCCTATGTTTGTAAAAAAAGGAATAGAAAAAGCTGTAACTGAAGTAATAAAAAAATTAAAAGAAAAATCTAAAAAAGTTGAAACAAACAGTGAGATAGAACAAGTAGCTTCTATATCAGCTGGAGATAAAGAAATAGGAAAATTAATAGCTGAAGCTATGGCAAAAGTTGGAGAAACAGGAGTTATAACTGTAGAGGAAGCAAAATCTTTTGAAACTTCTTTAGAAGTTGTAGAGGGAATGGAATTTGACAAAGGTTATATCTCTCCATATATGGCTGACCCTACAAAAATGGAAGCTGATATGGAAAATCCATATATATTAATAACTGATAAAAAAATAACAAATATTCAAGAACTTTTACCAATATTAGAAAAAGTTGTAAAAAGTTCAAAACCATTGTTATTAATAGCTGATGACTTAGAGGGAGAAGCTTTAACAACTTTGGTTCTTAACTGTATCCGTGGAACTTTAAATGTAGTAGCTGTAAAAGCTCCAGGATTTGGAGATAGAAGAAAAGCTCTATTAGAAGATATTGGAGTTTTAACAGGGGCTGTTGTAATTTCTGAAGAAAAAGGAATGAAATTAGAAGAAGCAGACTTAAGTATGTTAGGAAGAGCCAAGAGAATAAAAGTTAATAAAGATAAAACAACAATAGTTGATGGACTTGGAGATAAAGAAGAGATAAAAGAAAGAATATTACAAATTCAAAGTCAATTAGAAAATACAACTTCTGAATATGACAGAGAAAAAATGCAAGAGAGAATAGCAAAAATTTCTGGTGGAGTGGCAGTTATAAAAGTTGGAGCTGTCACAGAAACAGAGATGAAAGATAAAAAATTAAGAATAGAAGATGCTTTAAATGCCACAAGAGCAGCTGTAGAAGAGGGAATTGTTCCTGGTGGAGGAGTTGCTTTAGTGGAAATTGGAAAATCTATGGAAGATTTTAAACTTGATGGTGAAGAGGGAATGGGAGTAGAGATTGTTAAAAAAGCTTTAACTGCCCCAATGAGACAGATAGCTATCAATGCTGGACTTGATGGTGGAGTTGTAGTTGAAAAAGTAAAAACTCTTAACCCTGGAGTTGGTTTAAATGCTGCCACAGAAGAATATGTGGATATGTTAGAAGAGGGAATAATAGACCCAACTAAAGTAACAAGGTCAGCTGTACAAAATGCTGCTTCAATAGCTGGATTAATACTTACAACTGAGGTATTAGTAACAGATAAAAAAGAAGAAAAGGTAGGAGGAAACCAACCTAATCTTCCAGATATGATGTAA
- a CDS encoding ABC transporter ATP-binding protein codes for MSKTILNAKDICITFGALKAVTDFNLEIKEKELVGLIGPNGAGKTTVFNILTGVYSATSGTYTFNGEIITKTPTFKLIKKGLARTFQNIRLFKYMTVLDNVLVANNFNMKYGVLTGTFRFPKFWKEEKEAKNKAMELLKIFDLDQYANIAAGNLPYGKQRKLEIARAMATNPKLLLLDEPAAGMNPTETEELMKTIKLIRDKFGIAILLIEHDMKLVLGICERLIVLDHGTIIATGEPKKVVNDPAVVTAYLGKDDDEDEFIEEE; via the coding sequence ATGAGTAAAACAATTTTAAATGCTAAAGATATATGTATAACATTTGGTGCCCTTAAAGCAGTAACAGATTTTAATTTAGAGATTAAAGAAAAAGAGTTAGTAGGATTAATTGGACCAAATGGAGCAGGAAAAACAACAGTTTTTAATATTTTAACAGGAGTTTATTCTGCTACATCAGGAACTTATACTTTTAATGGGGAGATAATTACAAAAACTCCTACATTTAAGCTTATAAAAAAAGGTTTAGCTAGAACATTCCAAAATATAAGATTATTTAAATATATGACTGTTTTAGACAATGTTTTAGTTGCTAATAACTTTAATATGAAATATGGAGTATTAACAGGAACTTTTCGTTTTCCAAAATTTTGGAAAGAGGAAAAAGAAGCGAAAAATAAAGCAATGGAGTTATTAAAGATTTTTGATTTAGACCAATATGCCAATATTGCAGCAGGAAATCTTCCATATGGAAAACAAAGAAAACTTGAAATAGCTCGTGCAATGGCAACAAATCCAAAATTACTTTTATTAGATGAACCAGCAGCAGGAATGAATCCTACAGAAACAGAAGAATTAATGAAAACTATAAAATTAATTAGAGATAAATTTGGAATTGCTATTCTTTTAATAGAACATGATATGAAACTTGTTTTAGGAATTTGTGAAAGGCTTATCGTTTTAGACCATGGAACAATAATAGCAACAGGAGAACCTAAAAAAGTTGTAAATGACCCAGCAGTTGTTACAGCTTATTTAGGTAAAGATGATGACGAAGATGAGTTTATTGAGGAGGAATAG
- a CDS encoding ABC transporter ATP-binding protein, with protein sequence MEKETMLEVNDLHVYYDNIHALKGISLKVKKGEVVSLIGANGAGKTTTLQTISGLIPSKMGKIIFEGEDITKTPCHLICKKGIAQVPEGRRIFARLLVKDNLKLGAFTVNDTPENLEKDRAKFYEVFPRMAERKNQMAGTLSGGEQQMLAMGRALMSRPKLLILDEPSMGLSPLFVKEIFSVIKRLKESGVTILLVEQNAKMALSVADYAYVIETGRITMEGKAKDLLNNPDIKKAYLGA encoded by the coding sequence ATGGAAAAGGAAACTATGTTAGAAGTAAATGATTTGCATGTTTATTATGATAATATTCATGCTTTAAAAGGAATATCTCTTAAAGTAAAAAAAGGTGAAGTAGTTTCACTTATAGGTGCTAATGGTGCTGGAAAAACAACAACTCTTCAAACAATTTCAGGATTAATTCCTTCAAAAATGGGAAAAATTATATTTGAAGGAGAAGATATAACAAAAACTCCGTGCCATTTAATTTGTAAAAAGGGAATAGCACAAGTTCCAGAGGGAAGAAGAATATTTGCAAGATTATTAGTAAAAGATAATTTAAAATTAGGTGCTTTTACTGTTAATGATACTCCTGAAAACTTAGAAAAAGATAGAGCTAAATTTTATGAAGTATTTCCTAGAATGGCCGAAAGAAAAAATCAAATGGCTGGAACTTTATCTGGAGGAGAACAACAGATGCTTGCAATGGGAAGAGCCTTGATGAGTAGACCTAAGTTATTAATATTAGATGAACCATCAATGGGACTTTCTCCTTTATTTGTTAAAGAGATATTTTCAGTAATTAAAAGATTAAAAGAGTCAGGAGTAACTATCTTACTTGTAGAACAAAATGCTAAAATGGCTCTTTCTGTAGCTGACTATGCTTATGTAATAGAAACAGGAAGAATTACTATGGAAGGAAAAGCAAAAGATTTATTAAATAATCCAGATATTAAGAAAGCTTATCTTGGAGCTTAG
- a CDS encoding molecular chaperone GroES, which yields MSIQAIGERVVAKEVKIEEKTQSGIILSGMSNKKNPNVVEVVGIGSGEKVSKEISVGDKIIHSGYGITKVNDNNEEFLIIDFENILGIIK from the coding sequence ATGAGCATTCAAGCTATTGGAGAAAGAGTAGTTGCTAAAGAAGTCAAAATAGAAGAAAAAACTCAAAGTGGTATTATATTATCAGGAATGAGTAATAAGAAAAATCCAAATGTGGTAGAAGTAGTTGGAATAGGTTCTGGAGAAAAAGTTTCTAAAGAAATTTCTGTTGGAGATAAAATAATTCATTCTGGATATGGAATTACAAAAGTAAATGATAATAATGAAGAATTTTTAATAATAGATTTTGAAAATATTTTAGGTATAATAAAATAA
- a CDS encoding YitT family protein, with translation MKKTLKSIFLETNFKDIIKDTFIITLGAFIYAFGVNYFFVANKMADGGVAGICTILYFLFGFNISTSYFLINIPLIILGYKLIGGKFIIKTFYGTAMTSLAFRILKDFQGPMNDKIMASLFGGLLIGIGLGSIFMAGGSSGGSDILVKILNKYFDISVGKAFLVLDFIVLSLLGFLFGKEVFMYTLVGLFTSTKVIDVIQEGLDTSKSVGIISNKSNEIKDKIMEELDRGTTLLIAKGGYKGDPKEIVYCIVSRYEVSSVKKIVKNIDRNAFIFISEVSEVLGEGFKNIDNN, from the coding sequence ATGAAAAAAACTTTAAAATCTATTTTTTTAGAAACAAATTTCAAAGATATTATTAAAGATACTTTTATCATTACTTTAGGAGCTTTTATTTATGCTTTTGGAGTTAATTATTTCTTTGTAGCCAATAAAATGGCTGATGGAGGAGTAGCTGGTATTTGTACTATACTTTATTTTCTTTTTGGATTTAATATAAGTACATCTTATTTTCTTATAAATATCCCATTGATAATTCTTGGATATAAATTAATCGGTGGTAAATTTATTATTAAAACATTTTATGGAACAGCTATGACATCTCTAGCTTTTAGAATTTTAAAAGATTTCCAAGGTCCTATGAATGATAAAATAATGGCTTCTCTTTTTGGAGGACTTCTGATTGGAATTGGTTTAGGAAGTATTTTTATGGCTGGAGGTTCTAGTGGAGGGTCTGATATTTTAGTTAAGATTTTAAATAAATATTTTGACATTTCTGTTGGAAAAGCATTTCTTGTTTTAGATTTTATAGTTTTATCTCTACTTGGTTTTCTTTTTGGAAAAGAAGTTTTTATGTATACTCTAGTTGGACTTTTTACTTCTACCAAAGTAATAGATGTTATACAAGAAGGACTTGATACTTCTAAATCTGTGGGAATAATTTCTAATAAAAGTAATGAAATTAAAGATAAAATTATGGAAGAATTAGATAGAGGTACTACTTTATTAATAGCCAAAGGTGGATATAAAGGGGACCCTAAAGAGATTGTTTATTGTATAGTAAGTAGATACGAAGTAAGTTCTGTTAAAAAAATTGTAAAAAATATTGATAGAAATGCTTTTATCTTCATCAGTGAAGTTTCCGAAGTATTAGGTGAAGGATTTAAAAATATTGATAATAATTAG